The nucleotide window cacacctctccagcctgctcAGGCCCCTCACGCTTTAACAGATCAGCTCATGTTTGCCGTGTGAGCTGCATGGATGTTTAGCCGTGCCCACGATGTCTGTGTGCTTGCCCTGTCAAATCTCCCATGAGATTCATTCCCAGCGCCTACAGCCCTAGGAGAGGGTGCGTTGCATCCTGAGCTGGTGGAATCCTGCTGCCTTGCTTTTCCATGGGCTCAATCCTTCAGGCTGGTTTCGTTCTGACAGCGTCACACAGGTAGCAGCTTCCGTCAGGACCGACCGCAGGAAGAAACCAAGGTCTGGCACGGACCGCATGTGTTAGCGGCGCCAGCTTACGCAAACACTGACAGCTTCACACTGAGAAGCCGTGAAATCCGTGAGCGATGACTAAAGcaattttagcagaaaaaaaccccgaGGTTTGTCAAGCGTCATTGTTTTGGACTTGTGGTGACCTCACTTAGCAGAACGGTCCCGCTGCCGGTAACCTTTGTCTCCAGTATTTTCGGTGGTAACTAGCTTTGTGGGCATTTGTTTTCTATCATCAAATCATTAAATAGTAATGCAATTGTTAGTTTCCTTGCCCCGGCTGTAATACATTTTGCGGCCAGTCACCATTCCCAGTTCATTAACTGACTGACCTCAGCATTAACACCCCCTCTGCTCGCGTTGCCTTGGAAACAAAGCTTCCTGTGCGTAATCCAAGCTTATCGAGCTCTTTATCCTACATGTGACCCTTAATTACTTGCTAAATTAGAATGGTTTTCTGAAAATCACAAGAGGAGGTTAATATGTTCTTCCAGAGCTGGTCAAGCTAAGATGACACTAAATTCACAGGGAATTCAAATTACATGATCCCTGAAGGCGTCTCTTTCAGAAGGAAGATGAACTTTCCCAATGGGAGGCAGTGTGCCATGATAATGCTCCTGTCACTCACTTTCCTTGCCCTGCTTGTCCAGCCACGGCTTAATCCAGTCGGAACAATGCAGTAAGTAAATATCAGGTTGATTAATTATGGTGCAAGATTCAGTAACCACTTGTCTTCTGTAATTAACATTGTAATTGGAATTAAGTAATACACTACATTTCTGGACTGGGAGGAGGAATGAGGCAGAATCCTCCAGGCTGTGACAGGGAAGTGAAGGAAACACCAACAGGGGGCAAAACATTCATTGTCTCTTTAAAATTGCGCATCTTTTCCAGAAACATTtcgtttaaaaagaaaaaaatcacttcattaCTTCCAGAGGTCTCAAAGAGGTGTGAGATGGGGTTGGTTTGCCCAAATACTGCTTacagtttctgaaaatatatcttTCCATCGCTGATTTGAGAAGTGGAAATGGTAAAGAAAGGTGACGCTCTCTCAGATGCTCAGTGGTTCTTCTCTCTGTCGTTCccagtgttttttctctctgttgttcCCTGTGGCACATCACCTACAGGAGCACGAGGCTTTTGCTCACACAAGCAGCTTTATAAACTTGTGCTGAGGCTGAAGTGCTATCACACCATCggagaaaaaaccaaacccctttGCGTTCCAGCTGGGGAATATGGGCCAGGCTGAGGGATCTCCTTGGCAGAGCTGAAACTGGGACTCGAGATGGCACTTAGTGCTACGCCCACAAGTGACAGGTGGGACGTCTGTCTCAACAGAGCAGTGCTGAGGGGCTCAAAAGTTGCTtatgtgtcatagaatcacaaacGGTCTGGGTTGGAAcagacttcaaagcccatctaattccatgagcagggacacctcccactggatcaggatctccaagccccatccaacccggcctggaacccctccagggatgggacagccaccactgctctgggcaatctgttccagggcctccccaccctcacaggagaacatttctccccaagatctcatctcaatctcccctctctcagtttcaaaccattcccctcgccctatccctgcactccctgatcaagagcccctccacagctttcctggagccccctttcatagtggaagctgctccaaggtctcctcaAAGCATTTTCtactgaggggagacctcctcGCTCTGCATGGCTCtcagaaaggagattgtggggaggtgggtgctggtctcttgtcccaagtgacaagggataggacaagaggaaatggcctcaaattgcaccaggggaggtttagattggatttaggaaaaaatcccTCACAGGAAGAGTgctgaagccctggcagaggctgcccagggcagtggtggagtccccatccctggaggggtttcaaaGCCGTGTGGCCGTGGTGCTCAGGAACAGGGGTCAGCGGTGCTgggttagactcaatgatcttaagggtcttttccaatctcagTGATTCCCTGATGCAATATTTCTGATCTGTAAAACATGCAGCTATGGTTCACTGCTGCCTTCAAGTCAACAGCAGAATTCCACGGATTTTAGTGGAAGTGTGCTCTGATCCATGGTAATTTTTTATGTTGCTGCTAAGTAGTGGTGTTGGAAAGTTGTTGGGAACTTTCCATCCagaaggccaggttggatggggtttggagcctcatgattcagtgggagatgtccctgcccatggaactggataGGTTTCCAacctattccatgattctctcgGCATAGTGTGTTCCCAGGTGTCTGCCGGGTGCGTGAGGTGGACAGGACAGGGTTTCCACTGCCCTGGCGCAGACAGCACTGAATCCCTGTGCCCTCAGCATCTGCCACTGAGCAGCCCGCCAACCCGtagccccgcccccgccccgcctcACAGCCCGCCAACCCATAGCCCCGCCCCCGCCTCAGCCCGCCAACCCatagccccgccccctcctcACAGCCCGCAGCCTATAGCCCctcctcccgccccgccccaTGGACCGCCCTGCCTCCTCGCCCCGCCCACTGCCTCCTCTGCATCGGCTGCCGCCCCGCCCCTGGCCCTTCTCCCCGCCCGCCCCGACCCATTGGCCGCCCTACCGTCTCGCCCCgcccctcttccctcccaccGCCCTTCCCACGGGTTCATGGCCCCGCCCTCCTCCCCCCATTGGTCCCCGCCCTCCTCCCCCCGCCGgcccagcccctctccccgccGGCCAATGGCGCGGCGCCCTGTTGGCCGCGGCGGGCggcaagatggcggcggcggcggcggggtGGCGGGTAGTGGTGACGCTGTTGGCGGCGGCGGTGCCGCTGCTGCTGGTCCTGGTGCGGGCCGAGGGCCCGGGCACGGCGCCGCCGCACCGGCGCTTCGAGTACAAGTACAGCTTCAAGGGGCCGCACCTCGTGCAGGCGGACGGCAGCGTGCCCTTCTGGGCCCACACGGGCAGTGAGTGCGGGGGGCAGGCGTGAGGAGACGGGGGAGGGGGGCCGAGAGGGGAGCGTGGAGGAGGGTGAGGAAGGGGGACCTGgggtgggggtgaggggagagcCTGTatggggggggcagggagggagggggaagggggagctGCGGGAGTGGTGAGGAGAGAGCCGGcggggggggcaaagggggggccAAGAAGGGAGGGAGCGAAGGGAATCGAGAtgggggagctgggaagggtgAGGGGAGGGGGTCTTAGCGGGGAGCAAGGGTCGAGGAGGGCGGGAAGTTGGCCCCCGGGTAGTTTGGGGTGCCAGGCCCcggcagggggtggaggagGGCTTGGGGAGCCGGGTCTGGGCAGCTGAGGTGATGATGTGTCACTGCGGTCAGCTCGTGCCAGGCCGCTGTGCTGCTCCGTGGCCAGAGGCCCTGCTGGGTTCCGGGGTGTAGTGGGGGATGTGTGTGTCCCCCAGCACGAGATAAGGGTCTGACTGTGCTCAAAAAGGTGCCCAGTCTTCCCTGAGTCTCCCCAAGAATGTGACGATATTTACTGCACTTGGCATAGTTTCTTTGCTGGGCTCTTGTTTATTGGCAACCTTTAATTTAGTTTGTATTGGTTAATCAACGAGCGTTGAGTTTTAACTCTTCTTCTTCTGGGTTCTCATTTATTGCCAAGCTTTAATTTAGTTTCGACTGGTAAACTAACAAGTTTTGATTTTTGACTCTTCTTTGATGTAATGCTACAAGTGGTATGAAGGGAACTGCCCGTAGATGAGGTTTTTTAAACAAtcaccaaaataatttctatttttagaaGTTATTATCTTTAGTCCCTTTTAAGTCATGCTTTATGGTCACACCTGGGAGGGGGTTAAGTCTtctgtgaagcagcagcagtcaTCAAGGTGTTGAAAGTAAAgctgtggggtttggttttttccttccctgctacAAAGTTGGTTTGGAATCTGTTCTCTAGTTGGGGAGACCAGAAAACCTTGTGAATTCAGGTTATTTGTTAATTGGCTGGTTAATACCTTCTTGTTTATGTTCTGTGTCGgttcctttcctttccagatgCCATACCGAGTGCAGATCAGATTCGTATCACGACGTCTTTGAAAAGCCAGAAGGGATCGGTGTGGACGAAAAACAAGTCAATATTTGAATACTGGGAAGTCGAGGTGACCTTTCGCGTTACTGGAAGAGGCCGCATTGGAGCCGATGGACTGGTATTAAGAGATTGTTcgcactgaaaacaaacaggtGCGCTTTAAATAGCGAATCGTGACTTACGGCTCTCCCTTGCTTTCTGCTCTAGGCCATCTGGTTTACGGAAGAGCAAGGCTTGGAGGGTCCTGTCTTTGGAGCAGCTGATAAGTGGAACGGTGTTGGAATTTTCTTTGACTCCTTTGACAACGATGGAAAGGTCAGTTGGAAGCATACTATTCTAGGAAAGATTAGAAATCAATTTCCTGCCTGTGTTGTTCATGTCTTCGTGGGAAAAACATAGGAGGTTGTTTTCCTACTCTCCCCTCTTCACTCCTCATAGATTTTTGCAAGGCTTTGGCATCCATTTCTTTTAAGCATGAAAGTTAAAGCGAAACACCTGATGATTGTTGGTTTGTGCGTTGGGTTTGGAGGGAGTGTGCCACGTAGGAACTGAAGTTTGGACTGTCCATGGACAGCATGAAGTGTTGACATCTCTGGAAGAAGTGTAGGACACTGGGAATGCAgatttccatctctctctctcgATGCTCTGTGTCTTGCCCCAAGCTGCCTTGAGCAGTTCAGCAGCAAAAAGTCTCTGGCAGATGGTGGTGACAGTTGCTGTTTTGAGTTGCCAGTTTTCCAGCCCAGAATGATCCTGGGAGACTTCAGTAATACATAATAGATTTGCTTTgcctcttttgcttttcctgctctaATTTGACCTGGATTTAGATGCTTTAGACATGTTTTTGTAGATATGCAAGATGTACAGCTGGACTTTGATATACAGCAGACTTCAGCATATATAAAAGCTGAAAGGCTGAAGGTGACAAAGTTTCTGCTCTTCAAGGACAAGACAGAGAATCAGGATATTGTTCAACTATTTAAGGATTTGTAAATCTTTAGTTTTCCTATGGATGCTGGTTGGTTTAACTGGCTAGAGGTGCTATGTACCAAAGGCTCGGTAGCACCGGGACGCTGATGGTGACAGCACCTGAAACCTTTTCTTAGGAAGTGATGATGTGGCACTTGTGGTCAGAGCAGAGTTGTTGTCATGCTGGTATTGGTCTGATGTTACTGGAGCGTGCAGGACTTTTTTTAATGGCAGCCTGTTACTTTCTTCAGTCCCAGCGTGGAGAAACTCTTCTTCTTGCTGTTCCACTGGGGGCACTTGAAGGTGCTCAGTGCTCCAACTGCTCCTCAGGCTGATACGTTGGGGTCCAGAAGCAGCCCTCGGCTAGTGCTGCCAACTCACTGCCTATGGGGCTGGTTTAAAAACTGCAACCAggcctttttctgtcttctttctagGCTGTAAGTTTTGCTAGAGTTCAGTTTTGATTTCTCTGTAGACtagaatggttttgtttggaaaagacctttaaatcgagtccaaccattgatccaACCCTGCTACGCCTGCCtccagaccatgtccccaagtatgaCATCTGTCTATCTTTTAAACacccctgagcagcctctgccagcgcttggtgaccctttcagtgaagaaattccttctgatatccagcctaaaACACTGTTCTCGTCATAAATCCAAACTGGAGCCCCGTACGagctactgtgaagaaactTGACTCTGTCCCAGGCAAAACCAATGCCCtttaggagaaaataaatagaaatcttgaaggggaagggaaatgaaCTCCTGTGCTCTTGTAAAAACTGGAGTTCACTTTGTAAATTTGTGAGAGCAACCGTACATCTGTTCTGCCGGTGTCATTTTAGCTCGTTCTCGTCCTCTAGCAGTTTAAATAACTGTGTGTGTGTTCAGCAGACTGGGTTTAGTCTctggctggcagctgctgaggCTTTCCTAATGACTGTGGTGAGGCTGTGGGTGATGTTACTTGTGTTCTGCTTCAAATTAAACtattccttttgttcttttctctagAAAAACAATCCTGCAGTGCTCGTTGTAGGCAACAATGGGGAACTTCTGTATGACCATCAGAAGTAAGTTTCTTTTTAGTGTTATTTATGGACgtttgttttcaaatgatgAAATGTGGTGTGAAACTCTTTGAGAAACGTTGTGAAGGTTTCTTTCTTACGGAACTTTGttgtttcctttccatttgagcatttctatttgttaaaacattgtttttgCAGTAACAGCACAGAAATGGGTGACTTGTGAATATTTAAATGGCCTGAGTCCTTTGGGATGGATGAACTGGGATAAACGGTGGATGAACTGGGATAAATGGGGGCACAGACTTTTTACCTCTTTTGCTTACATGTGTTTTCTGCACACAGCCATGCTGACAGAAGTGAATGACTGAAAGTTGATTGCCTGTTACTAAATTAATCAGTTTAATTTTGATGTCTGTTGTTTGTCAGCAGCACAATTGCGATCTCTTGGGTTCCCTGAGGTGTCTCACTCACTGTGTAGTCCACACTGTAGCTTATTTCCCTCTCAGCTCCCAGATGCAGGAATATCGGTTGGAAGCAGGCGGATTTCCCCGCTGCTGCATTCCATCTCTATTGTGTCTGTGCAAAGCATCTGGTGCTGCTGATCCCAGACTGCAGGAAAGCTCAGTGCGATTGTGGGGCACATTTGAAAACGTGGCGTACTGTGAAGCTGTCGAGATGTTGCTTAGTGATCTGCTGGTGCTTTGTCTGAGCTGATAAACCATAAGATGCAATTTCATTCGAGTTGTCTTCTTGCCTAGTGATGGTTCCACGCAAACGCTGGCCTCCTGTCAGAGGGACTTCCGTAACAAGCCCTATCCTGTTCGAGCAAAGATAACTTACTACCAGAAAACGTTGACTGTAAGTATTCTGGAATAACAGAACTACTCgtgtttttcagctttttaagtGTGAGTTTGCTGCAACTCTTTGGAAACCCAAAGACCCCATCTGTTAATTCTGATGTTCTTGAAAATGTTGAGTGTGGTAGCTGTCATATGGTAGTAAATGTTTCTCCAAAGGTAAACATGGATGCACCTGAAAGCGGGTGGACCTTGTACCATGTTGTAATGGGAAAAGCTCTCCATTACTCTTGAATGAAAATGGAATTTCAGGCTCCAAGGCTGCTCTTTTTGAGCGTGCCTGGTCCCCAGTGCTGTATCTGGAACAACTCTGGCCTAAGTGGTGCTGCCAGCCTTAGGAAACGTGTCCTCTCTAAGCTTAGCTTCAACCAAAGAACAGTAAGGGAAGGCTCTTCTAGATCAGCCTGCTGAGCCGGGGGTTTCTCCTCATAGCCTGTTGAACAACCGGGCTGGATGATCACTAGTGAATGCCCATGACGTCGGCCTGTGAATTACTTGATCCGTTGTATTTGTTAACTGATAAAGGAATTCACACAAGTAGATTTATGTGGTACAATTGTGTTTCTCTTTTAGGTATTAATTAACAATGGCTTTACTCCTGATAAAGAAGACTATGAATTTTGTGCGAAAGTGGAAGAGATGGTGTTGCCATCACAAGGATATTTTGGAATTTCGGCAGCAACGGGGGGACTGGCAGGTAGCAAACATTGGAAGTTTTGACAAGCGATGGGGGGACTTGTAGGGGTTTCACTGTTCACGTTGATGCGTGATACCAGTTTTTGTCCATGACAATTTAATTAATCCTCTCAAAGTTACTGATGCTTAGGCCTTTTCCTGGCTAGAGCAGGACTCTGTCCTGGCAAAGAGCTTGTGCGCTTTCATTCCCCACTGCGTAACCCCCTGGGAGGGCTTTGGGAAGAGACTGCTGCCCGAAAATCCTTTGGCTTGGGAGATGGCAGGGTTTGTAGTGTGCAGCAGTAGCGATTAACAGCGTGCTTTTGGTTTGTGTGTTGAAAACAGATGACCACGATGTCCTGTCTTTTCTGACTTTCCAACTGACGGAGCCTGGGAAGGAAGCGGTAAGGATCTTCATGCATGATTAGTAAAATACGTAATTGTGTGTGCTTTATATGTAGCACCAGACAATGGTGTTTCCTCTGAAGCCATACTTGGCATCTCTGCATTGGGATTTTGGCAGGTAGCTGTGCCATCATCTCTAGAAAAAGGACACTAATAGTGTCACGTTTTGGTAATATTTTAACATCTTCAAGACCAGAGTTCTTGAATCAACACTGAGTTAGCAAAAATCCTGATGTTTCATCAAAACACatggagaaaacaaatgaagaataCACTTTGGGAAGTGGACAGATAATCTGTTAGTACTTTCAACTTCCTGTACCTCTAGAATCTTCTGTGCTGCTCCACAGCTTCTGTCTTTGTACAATGTGATTTGCTTAATGTACGAATGCCTGGTTTACACTTCAAATTAGAATTGTAGAACATAGATTTACCGTGTAAATGTGCTCTGCTCATGTTGGGTCTCAAATCTGACACCTGAGCAGCCTCACCGGAGAGTGAGTTATATCAGAGTGGTGGAGGACAtaataaacatttcttcttctatcCCTTTACTCTTTTAAAGCCAACACCTGGCGCAGAAATTCCTCAGAAAGATAAAGAGAAGTATCAGGAAGAGTTTGAACACTTTCAACAAGAGCtggacaagaagaaagaagagtttcAGAAGGAACATCCTGATGTGCAGGGACAGCCAGGCAAGTTATTTTGGTGGTCGTTCAGCTGTACTTAAAAAGTACAGCCTTTATTTTCATGTGTTAAGCTGTTGATAAGAAATGTAAGTTTGACTGAGTAAGGCAGAATTGCCCTTTGCGCTATCGATACCGCATACCTGCAGCTCTCTACAGGCAGAGGTTTAGAGAGATTTCAGGCCGAGCAACTGTTTTACGCTGATTTCAAGTGATATTTAATTTAAGGAAGTTCTACTTACGGCTCTCGCCCAGTGGTTTGGGTGTTCAGCCACAGTGCTTTGGCTCTGATTGTTCTGCTGTGGAATGCGGTGGGAATTTTGTCATCAGAAACGTACTTTGGTGTCTAGACCTGGAACTTCAGGTTCCTGCCTTTGTGCAGTGATAAGTTAGGACTGTTCTAAAGGTCCTACACCATTTTAGCTTCATCCATGTCTGAGCAGAAACAATGTCCTCTTTTCATTTGATATCACACATGACTCAAATATCCAAACAGGAGCTTTAGGGTGGAATCTGGGTTGGAACATGTGGGTTCTCTCCAGTCTCATTCCATTTGTCTCCTTTTCCGTGGCAAGGGTGGAGAAATAAACACCAAATATATCAAATTATGGGAGGAAAGCACATCTACTTGGAGATAGTACAGTGTGACTTCTGAGGAATGCATGTATCTAAGAGCtacctgtgctttttttcttttcagctgatgATCTGTTTGAAACTGTCAGCGATCGTGAACTGAGGCAAATCTTCGAGGGGCAGAATCGAATCCACCTTGAAATCAAGCAGCTGAACAGGCAGTTGGACATGATTCTGGATGAGCAGAGGAGATACGTCTCCGCAGTCACTGACGAGATTGCTAAGAGAGGAGCTGGTTTACCAGGGCAGCAAGGACAGGTAAAGAAATATCCCGTGATTGGTAGCTGAGCCCAATTCCAGCAGCACAACCCATTTGCTCCTCCTAAGATGGGTTGATCTTTATTCTCCCCACACCCCTGCCAGGTTCCCCAGCAAGAGATCGAGACAGTTGTGAAAACTCAAGAAGAGGTCCTTCGACAAGTGAATGAGATCAGGTAAAAGCTTTCTACAAACTAAACCTGTGTTTTGAATTTGAGGTTATTTCCCACCTTTTCGATCCTATTTATTATTTCGGTAGGAGAATGTTGACAAATTTCTGTGCCAGTTCCTTAATGATGTCGCTTTGCACACATTTAATTTCAATAATAAATTAAGTTCATGCCCCTGAGGTGGCTAAGCCCCCTCTTTTCTTATCATGAAGTCCTACTTCAACAGGTAAGTTCAGACCGGCTTAAAAATAAGCCATTTCTGCTGATACGATAACCTGGTATGTCGTGGAAGTTTGTCGCTCATGATTTATAGCGTTGATAAGAAACGTGGGTGTAAATGCCTTTGGTTTATAGCTAGTGCCCCTCAAAAAAAGGCGTGTTGGAGGGTCTTGTTGATATAGTTGGTCAGTGCTCAATAGCGTGATTATATATTAAGATATAGCATTGTGAATAAACTCTATAGCGTTATATATTGGTACTGTTATAGGAGATGTATTCGAggttttgttgattttaaaCAACCTGCGCAGGCCTGTGAGCAACCCTGAGAAGTAGTTCTGTACAAATGAAACTGCCTGTGTGTGTGATAAGAGTCGGTGAGATTCTAGTTCTCAGTTTTGGAAAGTAGGtcacttctttcttcagaaTGGACTGAGATTTGGGTTTGAGTTTTCCCCTTACTTTGCTCTGATGGCCTAAAGTTCCTGTGTGGATGATTGCTCCGTAGTGCTCTGCTAGTGCTAC belongs to Cuculus canorus isolate bCucCan1 chromosome Z, bCucCan1.pri, whole genome shotgun sequence and includes:
- the LMAN1 gene encoding protein ERGIC-53 encodes the protein MAAAAAGWRVVVTLLAAAVPLLLVLVRAEGPGTAPPHRRFEYKYSFKGPHLVQADGSVPFWAHTGNAIPSADQIRITTSLKSQKGSVWTKNKSIFEYWEVEVTFRVTGRGRIGADGLAIWFTEEQGLEGPVFGAADKWNGVGIFFDSFDNDGKKNNPAVLVVGNNGELLYDHQNDGSTQTLASCQRDFRNKPYPVRAKITYYQKTLTVLINNGFTPDKEDYEFCAKVEEMVLPSQGYFGISAATGGLADDHDVLSFLTFQLTEPGKEAPTPGAEIPQKDKEKYQEEFEHFQQELDKKKEEFQKEHPDVQGQPADDLFETVSDRELRQIFEGQNRIHLEIKQLNRQLDMILDEQRRYVSAVTDEIAKRGAGLPGQQGQVPQQEIETVVKTQEEVLRQVNEIRNSVADTLKLVGGAQHPGSAAGAYETTQHFNDIKEHLHVVKRDIEHLVQRNMPPSEKTKCPDLPPFPSCLSTVHFVIFVAVQTVLFIGYIMYKSQQEAAAKKFF